TGGTCTTTCAAATTGCAGAGTGCtatgagcagagagagagagagagagagagagagagatattatgGGCATTTGATGGGTGAGAGACATGGATGGAACTCCAACCAACTGTTGCCATTTGCTAATGCCATCAGCAGTCTAGAAAGGAGCGGCCATGTCCATTCAAATTTTGGTAATCAGTCGTGCATGGATGAATATTGAGGGAACATGAACAGGTGATTCTCTGATGCTTTTAgcaaaagagggagaaaaatgTCCACCCTCGCAACAATGCACCTACATATTGAATTCAGTAGGCTTTTCGGCAAGACATGAGCCTCTTCTGTACATTAGATTATGTTACTTGGTTCACATTTCAGTTTCTGTAACCTTAGTATTATTGCTCAAGCATTAACAACTTGCAGTTCCTATTACACGTTCGCCGTATCCGTAGCCACATCATAATCATTTTATGTTTTGCGAGCATTACTGCATAAGGCTGTTCTTATGGAAAGATTGTGGGGATGGGAGTAAAATGGGAAGATGGAGAATCATCTATGTATTGTGTTGTGCTTGACAGGTCCAAGACAAAAGAAAGTCCTATCGAAATTATCTGCAGAATGCATTCACTGTACATCTACTATTTCATCTCCGTCGCCTATATCTCTCCCCAACTCTACAATTTTATTCTTCTCAACCGAGTAGACTCTTCAGGGTCACGCAGTCCCCACACTTTAGTCTGCTGTTGCACTACCAATATCAAAGATCCGCATCTAAAATCTGCGGTTGCAAGAATGTTCCCAATCGTTCCCAAATCTGCGCTCTCGCTGCACTTCCTCAATTCTTGCATCAGTGTCGACTCTCCATGGCGTCTCCCGACCAGAATAAGGTCGTAACCATTCTCCATGCATCTTAACAATTTAATCACATCCGACGCGTCCGTGACCTCCTCCTCTTGGTAAGAAACCCGTTCGTATCTTTGGGCCTTGCTCCTGAAATCATTCAGGATATCACCATCAAGCATCTTACTCCTATCTGTGCCCCCTACTATATCCATTGAGCTGGAAAATCTTATAAGAGTAAGTAGCACAATTGGGCGTTGCGACATTCGCCCAGCATATGCTAGTGCCTCTCTATCGTCTGCACCCCCGAAGAAGAGCACGGCGACTCTGTAATAAGAAGTCTCCACATAATTTGATCTAAAGTACTTCTGCCTACTGCTATGCTCTATTAAAATGCCGACTGAGCAAGGTGCCTTCTCCAGTACATTTTTGTTCAGTTGTCTAAAAGCATGACTCGTCTCTACTCTTCCCCAAGGCTTCCACTGCTTATGGAAAGGAATGATTATAAAGGTGATCCTCTTCTCTAAAGCTAGGGAACACACATCGTTGTGCATCGTCGAATAGGGCGAAACTCCCTTGTAGCAGTGCAGCACTAGACTGTCTTGATTTTTCTGCTCGAAATTCCTGAACACGCCAAAGATGCGCTCAGACTTGGTAGGGCCATCGGAGGACTTCTCACGTGGCGGGTGTGCTACCAGAATAGATGAAGCACGACCGACAAGCTTGACGAGGTGGAGGATACATAAATTGATGGGGCTCTCTTTCGTGGGGTTCGAGGCGTTGAGGAGGCTTAAAGTCGCTGGAATGTTCTCTTCGTTGTGGATGCAAGCTAGAATGCGCAATTCTTCATTATGCCTGTTATGCAGAATAGTCCTCCTCTTGTAGGCGACAAATCTCCTTGAAGGATCATATAGAAGCTTCACGATGGGTGAGATAACTCCTGTTACAACCACCACAGAGATAATCGCAGCGGCGAAGCATTCTTCATTCATGACCTGCACATCGATTGATATTTAAGAAAGCAAGGCAATGGCCTATATCAAAGTCTCATGAACGTCTAATCAACATGAATACAGTTGCACGCCTTTTTCTGCCGGGAAAATGTGAAGATTATGTCCCATATGCAAACTACAGTTCACTATATCAATGGAAAAATACATATGGCCACTAAAGTGCATCATGAAGCAATTGCATCGAAGTGTCCCTGCCTATATGAAGGGAATAAAGAACTTACATCGGTCATCCTCCAGTGATTCAACATAGCAAGTTCTACAATGCCTTTCGAATTCATTATAAGACCGAGAGAAAGGGCGTCTCGAATCGGCATCCTCAAGAGGAGTGGGGGCAATGTCGTCCCTACAAGCTTACCAACAAAAGCGACGAGAACAATTGATTGAATGGCGCCGACATTCTTTAGGGATTTTATGGCAAAGACATCCATTTTTAGTCCACTTGTGGTGAAGAACGTGGGCATTAGCAGTACTGAAACAAAACAGTCGAGCCTCTCCACTAGTGTAGCTCCCAAGGGTGGCCCGTCTGGTATAACCAGACCCAGAAGAAAGGATGCCAAGAAGGCACTTAAGCCAATTGTTTCTGCAATGAACCCACAGGACAGAAGGGCAACAACTGCTGCAGAAATATATATCTCTTTCACAGGTCTGCCTTCTGGAGTGCGTTGGATTGCCCACAAAGCAGCCGGACGGATTCCAAACACGATGAAACTCACGAGCAGCACCATTGAGAAGAAGGATCCAAAAGAGGTTCTCAATGATTTTGTGGTAGCTAAGTGCACCACATACTTGACTGACATAATGGACCAATGACAAACATCGCAGATTAATGAAGATGCCGATGCTAGGCGTCCGATTTCTGAGTTGAGTATCTCGAGCTCGGCGAGAAAGCAAGCAATAACTGGAAAGGCTGTCATGGACTGCATAGCTACCAGCGAAGGAAGCGCCTTGGCTACGCCGTAATCCAAACTCAGGAACTGGTTGAGCATGAATGCCGTGAAGCCACTCAATGCGAATGGAAGAAAGAAGCCTAGGACTCCAATGGCTAGTGTCCTTTTACCTGATTTCAGCACGACGGAAGGATCAGTCTTAACACCGATCAGGAAGATGAAGAGCATGAAACCGAACAGCGCGAAAGTGTCAAAGACACCTTTTCCTTTAGCTGGAAATACACTAGATGCAAACGTCGTGCGCCCGAGAATTGAAGGACCTAGCATGACGCCACCCTAGAGGAAGTAAATCATCAATCCCAATAAATTCAGAGCGTACGTTCATCATTAGCGTAAATGCACGTATTACTTATGACGTTTgtgaaaaggaacaagaaggcAAAGCAGGACATGACGGTCGAGGTAATGCATAACAGAGGGAAAGTTCAAGAGACAAAACAATGACGCAGATCTTCTCTACCTCTCTTTTGTCCTTGGGCAAAGAgcagaaagaaggaagagactTGAACATCCAATCAAAGCTAAGAAGCtaaaagaagatgaaatccAAATAAAAGGGAAATCACGGAAGCTTACCAGAATATGAGAAACAACGGAGGGTTGGCCAAAGGGCTTGAGAAGACCATAGAGGGAACGACTGAAGATGGAGATGAGGGAGAGCTGCATCATGAGGAGAGGGACGGAGAATGCAAAAGGGTCATCTCCAAACCAAATTCCCCTGGAGTTGATCTTACCAACAAGTTGACACGTATAAGACACGCCATCGTCGTCCTGATCATCATCGCCTTCTTGCTGATCAGCCAGTTCTCCCAGGAATTGAACCACCAATCTCCTACCAAGCTTGCTTCGTATCATGGTCCCGGCGACAATGGTGGGAGGAAAATGTTTGTCGGAAGCGTTTGAGATATGTGCAGAAAATGATTGGAGAAGGAGAACGTTTCTTTGAACGGATGGAgggaagcgagagagagagagagagagagagagagagagagagcgactcATATTGAAGGCAACTAATTATAAGCAACGTAATGTCCCGTCCTCCATTGCACTCTCAGAGTCAGAGGTCAGATAACAGCATCCCACATTTgccaaaatatttctttttgttcaactaattACAAATGTCAATGTCAGAACCTTATTcaagaatttagaaaaatttcaaataatgacatgaAGTATCCTcacttttttaaataaggactaGAAataaatcttgtttcaaataagaatatgaagtgttctcattttctaaaaaaaaagtcatgatcAAGACATTCACcaccttgattttttttcccttcttttcctttttttttttttcattttcttttcgctGCTAGCCGATCTCAAGCGATGTCTAGCCACTAACGAGGGCTGCCCTCACCTGTGGTGGTTGAGGCAAGGCCTCCCTTGACGGCCGTGAGGGATGGCCTCACTTATGCAAGCCCCTCACCTGGTTTGGTGAGGGTAGCTAGGCCTTCGCCGGCTGCCTACAAAGAAAACAAtgggaaataaagaaaaggaagaaggaaaaaaaaaaaaaaaaaaaaagcaaacgaCAATAATGTCGTTGGCCGGACCCTTCTTTTGAAACAATGACGATAGTTTTAactattatttgagaaaataaaaggcaCTCCAAGCTCTTATTTAGAATCTTTCTTGTATATACTCATTTAAAGTTGCTCGTTGGATTAGTTTTGTCCATCGACAAGGGGATTAAGCATCTCTCCGATCCAGGAAAGCGCCTCCGGACACTCATATCAAATATGTTACAAATCAATGTGATAAAGTGGTCCCTTcaaagatttagaaaatatttttttcaaaaaatgatcctttgtattgtttcaaataattagCGGatgaaaagtgtttttgttatctataactaaaatattttcgtgaacagtgaaatattttttcattaattcactTTCCAAGCAATATAAgttattatttttaagaaaatattttcccaactATTCCTTTTcagcgaaacaaacgaagcctaaggTTTCGTTGGTATAGCTTTTGCGAAAATGTAAAGGATTTAGATTGAATAGGTTTTCAGAAATGTAAATAGTGTAATATAAAAGTgtgttgagaagcaattttggcTTAAATGTTGTTTGGAACCAACGACACTCCTAAAggacttttcctcctccttcttcttattttttttttaaagaaaaaacttAAAACCTCGGCAAAAGACTTAGGCTGTCGACGAACCAAATTTAGCCAAATGTGGCACCGATGGCCCTATTCTTAAGTCGTACAACTTCATGCAAGGGCCACATGTGGCCACACGACCCTAGGTAACTGTCATGCTACCCCAAGCCGCTTCGCCTAAGGACGACGACCTTAGGTGAGGCTCATTGGCACTTAGACCTGGTGTCCCCTATGATGTGGTCAGTGGTGAGGGCATTTCCCAAATTTAGAAAATCTAGCaagggcaaaattgaaaaaaaggaacccacacacacacacacacacatatatatatatatatatatatatatgagagcATTCTTAAAATGCTAAAGCACAGAGCTCCTAGGGACTTGTTTTGGGCCAAGAGACTTTAGAGGGCTTTGGAAATACCCCCAAAgctctaaagaaaaaaaagaaaaagaaataatatgtcaaATGCCTTAGCATTGGGCCAAGGGCATTTAGAGGCCCAAAGGGGTATAGGAAAGCCAATTGCCAAGTGCGGCCTAAAAGAAATTCAACAATGTAGCTGTGGGGGGACGATGTGACATACAAATTCTAAATGAAGGGGACTAATTGGTGATTAACAAACAGATGAGGAGAGCCAGGCCAGGGGAGCAGGGTAGTTGGCCTTTTAGTGGGGCCCTTCCATTTATAGATATGTATGGACCAAAGCCTGTTCATATTTCTCGTCATCTTTTAAACTCTGCTTACCACCGCTGATGGAAAGCCCAGCCTTTGGCTTTGGCTTTGACTTTGACTCGGGGACACGAATCTGTCCCGATGATCTATCTGATCTCGACCGAGAGCGTGAGATTATCTAATATAATTTTAGCTGAGAGTATCATTTCAACCCTCCCGCTACTTTAATAGAATAgagattctctcttttttttggttcccccggagatggatggatggatggatgggtGGGGGGGCCCTACCAGCACCCACCCACCCATCTAGAAACTCTCTCTCGTACACGACATTGTGCCATGCCACACGGTTGACCCACGACCGACTTACGCTGCAAGTAACACCCGCAAGCGAAGCGAGACAAGCGAGCTCCCATCTTTGACTTTTTCAACCCCCCCATGGGTGCGTGGGACCCCATAAGTAGAAGAAGATATTTTGTACGCGCTTTTAGTGACGACATCCAAAATCTCTCTTGACCACTCAGTGGCACACAACAGAGGACTGTGGTACGGTGACGTGCCACCAATCGAATTATTTCTCACGATTCGTTTTGCAATTCATTCAAGCTCAGAAAGACAAAGAGAGCAATCCCCAAACCGGACGAAATATACATGCTCCTCCCTAGCATCTTTTTTAACCGTATTACAAAGAAACGAATTCTACAACCGACAAACACAGATGTAAtaataaatcaaatcaaatcaaatgaaccactgatcccctcctcctcctcccagtTTTCAACAATGCTTGGATTCCCCTGTGATCCTGACCTTGAGTAGAAGAAATTGATCTTTCAATAATTTCGGCATAGCAATGATTCCAGGAACATCTCATCCCTCGGTTCCTCCTTTGCTCTACCAAAAATGTTATCACCATCCGGAGACTGATTCAGGAAAGACCCCACTGAACTCCCCAATCCTGGAAATCCAAAGCTCCCCGGACTCTGTAACATCTCCAGCGTGAACGGCGATGCTTGTTGCCCTTccgccgacgacgacgacgacaacgaTGGTACCCTGTAGTTGCTGCTGGGAGGACTTGGCCCATTGTTGTTTGAAGGATTTGTAAAGGCCAACGGCCTGACCGATGCGGCCAAACTGTTGTTGCCATTGCTGTTGTCCGGCATGGGCAAAGCCCTATTGGCGGCGCCGCTGCTCCCGCGGGCTGCAGGAACATCGTGGTTATGCTTTCCTTCATAAGTAGTGATCACTGCCCTTAGATCATGGGATGCTCTCTCCACGTGCTTGCGCACTGGACAGCCTGGGC
The genomic region above belongs to Rhodamnia argentea isolate NSW1041297 chromosome 6, ASM2092103v1, whole genome shotgun sequence and contains:
- the LOC115746018 gene encoding cation/H(+) antiporter 15-like isoform X2, producing the protein MLFIFLIGVKTDPSVVLKSGKRTLAIGVLGFFLPFALSGFTAFMLNQFLSLDYGVAKALPSLVAMQSMTAFPVIACFLAELEILNSEIGRLASASSLICDVCHWSIMSVKYVVHLATTKSLRTSFGSFFSMVLLVSFIVFGIRPAALWAIQRTPEGRPVKEIYISAAVVALLSCGFIAETIGLSAFLASFLLGLVIPDGPPLGATLVERLDCFVSVLLMPTFFTTSGLKMDVFAIKSLKNVGAIQSIVLVAFVGKLVGTTLPPLLLRMPIRDALSLGLIMNSKGIVELAMLNHWRMTDVMNEECFAAAIISVVVVTGVISPIVKLLYDPSRRFVAYKRRTILHNRHNEELRILACIHNEENIPATLSLLNASNPTKESPINLCILHLVKLVGRASSILVAHPPREKSSDGPTKSERIFGVFRNFEQKNQDSLVLHCYKGVSPYSTMHNDVCSLALEKRITFIIIPFHKQWKPWGRVETSHAFRQLNKNVLEKAPCSVGILIEHSSRQKYFRSNYVETSYYRVAVLFFGGADDREALAYAGRMSQRPIVLLTLIRFSSSMDIVGGTDRSKMLDGDILNDFRSKAQRYERVSYQEEEVTDASDVIKLLRCMENGYDLILVGRRHGESTLMQELRKCSESADLGTIGNILATADFRCGSLILVVQQQTKVWGLRDPEESTRLRRIKL
- the LOC115746018 gene encoding cation/H(+) antiporter 15-like isoform X1, with the protein product MSRSLSLSLSLSLSRFPPSVQRNVLLLQSFSAHISNASDKHFPPTIVAGTMIRSKLGRRLVVQFLGELADQQEGDDDQDDDGVSYTCQLVGKINSRGIWFGDDPFAFSVPLLMMQLSLISIFSRSLYGLLKPFGQPSVVSHILGGVMLGPSILGRTTFASSVFPAKGKGVFDTFALFGFMLFIFLIGVKTDPSVVLKSGKRTLAIGVLGFFLPFALSGFTAFMLNQFLSLDYGVAKALPSLVAMQSMTAFPVIACFLAELEILNSEIGRLASASSLICDVCHWSIMSVKYVVHLATTKSLRTSFGSFFSMVLLVSFIVFGIRPAALWAIQRTPEGRPVKEIYISAAVVALLSCGFIAETIGLSAFLASFLLGLVIPDGPPLGATLVERLDCFVSVLLMPTFFTTSGLKMDVFAIKSLKNVGAIQSIVLVAFVGKLVGTTLPPLLLRMPIRDALSLGLIMNSKGIVELAMLNHWRMTDVMNEECFAAAIISVVVVTGVISPIVKLLYDPSRRFVAYKRRTILHNRHNEELRILACIHNEENIPATLSLLNASNPTKESPINLCILHLVKLVGRASSILVAHPPREKSSDGPTKSERIFGVFRNFEQKNQDSLVLHCYKGVSPYSTMHNDVCSLALEKRITFIIIPFHKQWKPWGRVETSHAFRQLNKNVLEKAPCSVGILIEHSSRQKYFRSNYVETSYYRVAVLFFGGADDREALAYAGRMSQRPIVLLTLIRFSSSMDIVGGTDRSKMLDGDILNDFRSKAQRYERVSYQEEEVTDASDVIKLLRCMENGYDLILVGRRHGESTLMQELRKCSESADLGTIGNILATADFRCGSLILVVQQQTKVWGLRDPEESTRLRRIKL